GAGAAGAAATTTGGCGTCGTGGTCTGAAGTTTTATCCTTCGTGGTGCTCTGGGTCTTCGTCTCGTCTGGGTCATCTTCTGAAAAGGTAAGCTTTCCTCTGTTTGTTGGTAGTGAAACATCAAAATGCAGCAAATCTGAAGACCCCGTAAGTCAGGGTGTGTTTTGGAGTATTTAAACATGAAAATGTAGCTTCAAAAACCCCAACAAAACTTCATCTTCAAGACCCCGTATATATCGGGTCTGTTTGCTGgtatttaatattaagaaaataaatttagttaATAGAAAAGCAGTCAATTTAGTTCgaatagacaagaaaaatagaaaccttaattttaagtatgttttagaCCTTAAACCGAGCGAGAGGTCATGCACATAATCTTGTAATTAAACACATGCATATAGATATCATCGAGGAGTAGGTTGAATATTGACATGCATCTACTTCAACACAGAAACTTTGAAGACCCGTAAGCTAATTTACTCCATGAAACCATCGATCTTGTTTCATGAAAGAAACAGACTTTTGGAATTTATTTGGGCCTTCTGTCCAAGTTCAATATTTTGGAATCAAACTTCCAGCTAGCTAGTTTGTTTAACTTGGAGTAATAAAATTCATGAGTTAGATAGGGACATTTTCAAGCGAAGTTTAGCTAGATGAGGAAACTTTTACTAATTTTCTAAGGAAGATCCAAGTTTCCACATCTGTTTTTTGGTTTAACAAAAATGGATGATTGACTAGACTCTTAGACTAATAAGTACTGGAGAACTAAAAGCAAATCTTGATTTAATTTCAGCATATGGTCAATCTGTAATTTGTGCATGTTTGTGTTTGTCTCTATATCATGTATCTATATATGATAATTCTGTCTAGAAATAGACTGATTTTAGGTTTtgatattataagaatatatttttgctttatttgaaaaaaaaatatatcttcttTCATCATACAGTACTTAATCATGTTGAAATGAATAAACTAATAGTTACAGCCGAAAAGCATGATCATCTCTATAATAATGCTATTTTTGGTATTCCTCGAAACCAGTTTGCATTTTATATTTGTAAACTTCTTTTAACAAAAGGTTAAATATGTACAAATTAAGGGAAAATTAGCAGACCTCGATTGGACATACAGAATGTTCCAATTGCATGCAAAAGTTCAAAAGTACTCTAAAAATTGTGTTAAAGAAGTGCTAAATATGTATTGGTTAGACGAATAAGAAAATGCTAAGACTGACCTTCACTATTACAGGGCATGGAAAAAGGGGAACAGCTTCCATCTCCGCTAACACCCTCTACCTCAAAGATCCCAACCCCAGTATGTTAATCAGAAATTTTTAATAGTCTTTGGAAAGGGTGTGCTCGATGTGTATCATCAACTTCTTGCTATTTATCATTATGATTTTAATGTCAGGACATCCATCAAACTGGTTTAGTAGACTTTCCAGATTACATGCATGGCTACTATAGACCAATGCCTGCATGGTCACCACCGTTTCTACCATATCCAGATGGCAACCAAAATTCAATCAATATTCAGGTATTTGGAAACTTCATTGGTTGTCTTTTATAATAGAGATTGCATTTGTTggaagtttaattattttaattttattgttttcagGAAAATGCTTATTACCCATTTCAATATGGTATGAGACCTCTGACTCCACACATCGCTACAAGTTCCACAACGAGCGCAATCCAGGGTAGAGATGAGACACCCGACCGCAGAGAGACCGATGCATGTACCTCCGCTAGAGTTTATGAGGAAAATAAAGAGGATGCATTAGATCCACGAGAACCCAACGATGGCACTACCTCAAATCCAGATGAAGAACAAATAGATGGTGGTGAAATGATTGAGGAGCCACAGTCGGGGATGGAATTTAATTCATTTGAAGATTTGCTGAGTTATTATAAGGGATATGGTAAAAGATGCGGATTTGGGGTTTCgacacaaaggagtgagaggGGAGAGGATAATAGTATGAGATATGTCACTCTTGGTTGTGCCCGTGGTGGGAAGGCCCGGAATAAGAGTTTCAATGTTGCCAATCCACGTCCGACAGGGAAAACTGATTGTAAGGCAAAGATTAATGCCTTAAGAGTAGAGGGAAAAATGAGGATCACAATAGTTCACAATGAGCATAATCATGACCTCAGTCCAAAAAAATCTCGGTTCTTTCGTTGTAACAGAGAAGTGAGTGAGGCTGTAAAAAGAGTCCTGGACACGAATGACTTAGCTGGCATCCAAATGAATAAGAGTTTTGGATCTCTTGTCGTTGGCGCTGGTGGCTTCGAGAACCTACCATTTTTAGAGAAGGATTGTCGCAATTACATTGATAAGGCACgacatctacgacttggtgcagGTGGTGCTGGTGCACTTAGAGATTATTTTTTGAGGATGCAGTATAAGAGTAACGGTTTTTTTGCATCGATGGATTTAGACGATGACGGGAGACTGAAGAATGTTTTCTGGGCAGATCCACGTAGTAGGGCAGCCTACCAGTATTTTGGTGATGTAGTGACATTCGACActacatacctgacaaatagatatgggatgcccttcgcaccatttgttggtgtaaaccaccatgggcaGTCGATTCTATTGGGAGCGGGCTTGATTTCTAGTGAGGACACGGAGACCTTTACATGGTTATTCCAAACTTGGTTGCAGTGTATGGATGGAATAGCTCCAAAAGCCATTATTACTGATCAAGACAaagcaatgaaaaatgctattGCCATTGTGTTTCCAGAAAGTAGACATAGATTCTGCCTATGGCATATACTGAAGAAAGTCCCTGAGAAGCTTGGGTCATATGCAGCCTATAAATCTGGACTAAAAAATCACCTGATGAAATGTGTGTACGACACTCAATCTGTTGAAGAGTTTGATACATGTTGGGATGGGTTGCTTAACACATATGACTTACATGATAATATTTGGTTGAAAAGTTTATATGTTGATCGTGAACATTGGGTACCGGTATTCCTTAAAGAGTACTTCTGGGCTGGTATGAGTACAACCCAGCGTAGTGAGAGTATGAATGCTTTTTTCAACGGTTATGTTCATGCGAGGACAAACTTGAAGGAGTTTGTCGACCAGTTTGACAGTGCGCTGAAgaaaaagattgagaatgaaatgAGTGCAGACTTCCACTCATTTAGTGTCACGATTCCCTGCGTGTTGAGATCTCCAATTGAAAAGAGATTTCAAGAGTTGTACACGAACGCAAAATTTAGGGAAGTTCAACAGCAAGTAATTGGTGTGCTCGACCTCGATCCATCTCTACTTAGATTGGATGGTGTAATGAAAACATATTTAGTAGCAGATGAAGTTCGTGTTGAAGAGTTCACTAAGCCGATTACTTATTCAGTGACATTTAATAAGGAAGACTGCAGTGCAAAGTGTTCATGTGGGTTATTTCAGATGAGGGGGATACTGTGTAGGCATATTTTGGCCATCTTCAAAGCTAATGGTGTCAAATCATTAGCAGACTGGTACATTTTGGATCGATAGAGGAAGGACATCAAAAGGAGATACACGTTAATCCAGCGGAGCTATGATGCAGGGGATCAAAGTATAGGTGGCAACAGATACTCTATTTTGTTAAACATGTGTTATCAGATGATAACTTATGCGGCATCTTCGAATGATAACTTTGAAGATGCAAAGACGAGGATACAACAGATGACTAACTCCTACCGTGATAACCCACACCCCCAATCTTGGACCCAAACAGGTTAGAAGTTCAAAAGTTTGTGAATATTCGCGTCCGTTAGCAAGTTCggcaattttattttgttgtcaCCCTCCGATATTCCTAAATTTGTTATTTGGTCTTTGATTCAATCAGGTTCAAATACTGGTGCAATTTCACTGGACACAAGTGTTCATCTTGGTAGTTCACAACAAGTCAAGAGTCCACTTGTTGTCAGAGGGAAAGGAAGACCTCCATCTTTGAGGAAAGCATCCAGGATGGAAACTGAAATGCGGAAAGTTAAAGCCAAGCAAAAAAAGGCACCAGTCAAAGGGAAACGTAAACAGGTGCGTTTATTAGTTTTAAACATGTTTATGTGTGTTAGAAGTTGGTAGTTAATTTCTCGAATTAGTAGATAAGTAATGGTTGTCTTATTTTTAGCGAGATGAAGGAGATACACCAGTCATGAACACCtgcaggaatttatttgggcCATCAGAAGTATATATCACTGGTCCTACAGAAGTGCAGGTAAATTAGACGTTACATGgttattcatatataattaggGAAGTCAagatagtaatatatattagtactaattattttaaataattagtactaatatttacattacataAATATTCGCAATTATTATTAATAGATCGATGGAAACTGATATTAATCCTTTCTGATGCAGGTTGAGTTGGATGTTTCACAGCCGGTCCAGGATGCATTCGATGAGTACAATCGCTGCAATGAGAACCCCCACAACAGTTCACAAATGAGTGCTGgagatatttttaatgttaactgacaaatattattaatgttcATCTTGGAACAATTGTAAGCACTTGAGAATATTAATTGTAGTTTTATTGTGTATGACAATCTTTTTCACAATATTATGAGAGGAttccttatattttttttaatccttatttttaatgatgataTTTATATTGGAGGCTTGATTTAATTTCAGCATGTGTAGGGATAGTTGGATTTTGGAAAGGTTCAAATGTCCAGTATGACATTTGTTGTATTTCTCAACATATTCCATAACAGGTTTCATTATTGTTGTATTGGAAATTATTCAGCACATGTttcagttttgtttgtttggaaattaatcaaaacaggtttcagtttttgttttgttttggaaatGAAACAAAACAGGTTTCAGATGCATTAGTTGTTGTTTCCGGAATGAAACAAACCTGCATCACAGTTACAGGTTTCAAAATTCTGTCCAACATCTATTACTTGCATTCGTTTATCAGACCCTGTCAATAGAGCAATAACAACAGACCCAAAAGGAGATGATAATCTGGAAAAGTTGCAGTTCATGCTGCAATCTCTTGCATTAAACCCAGTTTGTGACTACAAGTACAAGATCTTGAATGAAACAAGATCATTTATGCAATTCTGGAGCTTCCAcagaatgcaaaacaaaaaattcaagtcATATTTTTCCctagaaaatcataaaaataaatacaagaaagGGGCAGTTTCCCCACAAAAGGAGATATCCGGATGACTAACCCAATATTTACATTGCCATTACATTATAACAATTCATAAACTTCTAATACTTAAACTACTTACACCAACTACACCACTACTAagtcactaagtaaaaaaaaacaccaattaCAAAAGCCCAAGATACTCGCAGCAGCGTGCGTGAGCGTCTTATTCCAGCTTCTTGCTTTTGAAGCGCCAACTCCCAGTTCAAAAATGCCTCGGATTGCACCATCTCTTTCTTCTCAAACTCCGCCGCTCTCTTACGGAGCTCAATCTCGATCTTCTCAATATCGCTAAGTCTCTTCAAGACCTCTTTCTCCTTCCTTTCCACTTCATTTAGTCTTGCTTGTAGATCCAACTCCCTGCATTGATCACCATCTGCTCACTTGAAATACTTGCAGTAAGGTAATCCCTGATTAGTTGAAACATATACGAGAAAAGAATGTTAGATGTACACATATTAATGAATTTAATAAATacgttacataatttattctctTTACCTTTGTATTGTATTTTGGACAGCCAAAAAATGGACGCTTTGGATTCCTCTTCGTATTTGAGTATTTCAATGTAGAACCTAGCTCGCAGAAGCACATTGGTGCAGGTAAATTACGTATATCAAATGATGAAGAACACAGTGATGATGACGACGACGACATTCTAACATATGATATAGTCATAATGGAAAGGCAGGCATATCAAAACACACAATTCCATATGATAGGGAATTCAAGAGTTCCATCTTTAGTTTTTGTTATGTTTATGAAattcaaggttttttttttttccttttataatagCCCACACTGTTATCACTATTAAGAACTAAACTTCAGTCACACTATAATTCTCATGAAACTAAGggaaggacaaaaaaaaaatcattgttcTAACAAACATATCACATTAGGGCATTCGGTATACAGGGCATATGTAGCACTAGCAGCAAAGATGCACCACACCAAATTAGGGCACAATTATGGACCAACCCAAATTAGGGCACAAGTATGCACCACACCAAATTCGGGCACAAAGATGCACCAACCCAAATTAGGGCACAAGTATGCACCACAACAAATTCGGGCACAAAGATGCACCAACCCAAATTAGGGCACAAGTATGCACCACACCAAATTTGGGCACAAAGATGCACCAACCCATATTAGGCCACAAATATGCACCACACCAAATTAGGGCACAAATATGCACCACACCAAATTAGGGCACAAGTATGCACCACACCAAATTCGGGCACAAAGATGCACCAACCCATATTAGGGCACAAATATACACCACACCAAATTAGGGCACAAATATGCACCACACCAAATTAGGGCACAAGTATGCACCACACCAAATTCGGCCCCAGATATGCACCACACCAAATTAGGGTACAAATATGCATCACACCAAATTAGAGCACAAATATGAACCACATCAAATTAGAGCACAAATATGAACCACATCAAATTAGGGCACAAATATGCACCACACCAAATTAGGGCATCATCAAAACAACACGGGTTTGGATATACAGATTTCACAATGTCAAATACCAGATCTCAAACTAATATctatgaaataaaatagttgcagtgaaacaaaataacatagaaaaatataatatacattacTGGTGTAAAACccctaaaaattaattttacctTTTTTAACATACCATCCGGGGAGGGCCGAGAGACAACCACGAGGGGGCTTCCGGCGACGGCATTTGAAAGAGGGCTGAAATACACCTTTCCAGCTTCGGGACTGCTTCGGGCTGCTTCCAACGGAGTTTATGAGGACAATAGAGACTCGCAGGGATATGGGGTGGGGAGCTCGGGTTCACGAAGGGAAGGAAATAGGACTGCGGAAGATCCAAGATTCACAAAGGATCGAAGGGATTATACACCGTTGGGGAGCTCGGGTTCACGAAGGGAAGGAAATAGGACTGCTTTTTTCGAAGATTCACGAAGGATCGAAGGAATTATGGGGAGCTAGGGTTCACGAAGGGAAGGAAAGAGGAGTGCTTAGGGAGTAAGGAAAGAGAGACTCGAATGGGTGGGGAGCTCGGGCTGTGACCTAATAGCAAAGGAGAAACGACGTCGCTTCTTCTATTAATGAAGCGACGCCGTTTAGTTGAAATAATTCCACGTCAGCAGCTTGGCTTAAGCCGATTGTACGCCGCTTGAAGTTGCCGACTGGATAcagaatttttcataattttttgatTAGAATTGTCATTTAACGGCGTGAAGGGAAACCATCAACTCCATGATTTAGTAGGTCCCACTTAACATTTGCACAGCTCGCGTAAATCGTAATGATTCCTCAAACCCCAcccaaccttttttttaattaattatttggtcACAGACTCACAGTTCTCTGTTTTGTCGTTTTGCCTGCGTCATCTTTTTCagattatttatattcattcattttcagCAGAAAATGACCCACACGTGTTTGCTGGCGTGGCGCCGTGGTCCGGCCTCGGTCCATCCGACGGCATGGGATAGAAGATTCCCTGACAGGGATTAGACCATCTAACGGCCGACAACGGAGCTCTTAATGGTTTTTGTTTTACATACGTGGGCCCTAACGCGTGACAGACACGTGCTGAAGTGGCTTTCGTAGAATCCAAACTGGGATTAAGGGGTATACATGTCAGATATTGAATGACTTATCTTAATAATTGAGCCTCTGCTTTGAAGACGACTACATCATTTATAGATTAGGCCCACAACTGAGATAAAGAGCGGAAAGACTTCTCTACGGTGAAATGAGTACTAATAAGCTTTTAATATAGCTAGCAGCTTATAGAtcgtaataaaagaaaaaggttcACCTTTGGTTCTACAGAAATGAGGTTATCCAtcatttaaaaaacaattattattttctaatttattgagcaaatcaaaaaatattttaaagatcaTTATGGGACATGGGAAtgaataaagcaacaaaaaGGTAACGAGAGGTTCCTCCAACCATAACcatacttttataaattttgatgtGATGGTAAGAGACAGTGGAAGTACCTTAGTGGCAATTGGTAGAAGGTACAACAAGGAGGTAGTCTTGAAGGTGATTCGCAAAGAATAATTTCAACATTAAGAACCTCTTCTAACATCCACGATTGGATTGCAGAAGACACCATCAGAGACACAAAGcttaatttgaataattttgATTCCTGAAAAGTCTTCAAAATACAGGAATCAATACACGTATAAAATTACGCAATAGATAGAACTccgtattttttagattttcataATGATAAAGACCCTCCTCTTTGTTAAGTTGTTAGGCAGTATGGATGctgttatttgaattttatactAATGTTCTGGTTTATCAATGAAACTATTGTTATTTGAAAAAagcaaagaaccaaaaaggttCACATGCCCAATAATTCACTAGAGACTGGACGTGAAGTGGACTGATCAAGCAAGTGACGCTTAAGTTTGGTtcattatctcatctcaatttattttaatttatctcatataataattataatttttttaaattttaacataaaatataataaataatttaatttttttaaatttaaaataataataataataataaaaataatattttaataatattttatttaacttttaattttaatctcaactcaattaaattcatctcattaAACACGCACAACAATAATTTATAGCATTTATTTCAAGTGTCGACTATATATAGTACAACCACATACAATGTTCCTCGTTAATCGGGCattgtaaattattaaattatgattttGTCTTGTGACCAATTTTGGATAACGATTAATAGTGTACGGAATAGCCAAAATagtcaattttgtttttattttgatggGGCATAGGGTATTTTGTAACGTGGTCCATGTCGTGAATCGAAATGGAACGTACAGAATCCGGCATACTGATCTCCTGATCTCCTTCTGGCCTCTAATATTTTATCAACTTTATCCTATATTTTGAAAGATGGGTTTTGTTATGATCTCAAATATTTGTATCAATAATTGTCATATGAGTCCAAATTTATAGACTCATCAGTGTGGAGTTGCCATCGAGAAGTTTGGTGCCTTGCCTAATTTGTTAAGAACAGCGCTGGAACTAAATCCGCATTGGTCGACAACTAGAACAACTATACTCTTTGGGATCTTCCcagctttcattgcttttatGGCTAGCATACTTGCcctatttctctttttcttatttctagTTTGGATATGGAGGAGAACCCACAAAACTGCCCCTCAAAAGATACTTCCACCAAAAGCAGGTGGTGCATGGCCTATAATCGGCCACCTCCACCTATTAGGAGGGAAGCAACCAGCCCATATAACCCTGGGCGACATGGCCGACAAAAACGGACCAATCTTCAGTATCAACTTGGGCATGCATAGAGCTATTGTAGTAAGCAGTTCAAAGATAGCTAAAGAGTGTTTCACTACCAATGATAAAATCTTTGCCAATCGTCCAAAATCTTTGGCGGCAGAACTCATGGGTTACAACTATGCCTTGCTTGGTTTCTCCCCATATGGTTCCTATTGGCGCCATGTTCGAAAAATAGTCACTTTAGAGATCCTCTCAAATCACCGTATCGAGATGTTCAAACACATTCGAGAGTCAGAGATAAACATGGCCATAAAAGAGATCTACATGTTGTTGGCCCAGAATAACAACGCATTAGTGGAGATGAAAAGATGGTTCGGCTATGTAACTCTAAATGTCATGTTTATGATGGTTATAAAGAAGCGATTTTCTTGGTCTGCAACCAAGGATGAGAATAAAGGAAATGATCAATGTAGAAAGGTGATGAGAGATTTCTTTGTGTTGAGTGGGACATTTGTAGTGTCAGATATGCTTCCATATCTAAGATGGTTGGACTTGGGTGGGTACGAGAAGGCAATGAAGGAAACTGCAAAAAAATTAGATCATGAGCTTGAAGGATGGCTAGAAGAACACAAGCAAAGAAGAATTTATGGGGAGGTAAAGAAGGAACATCAAGACTTTATGGATGTGATGTTGTCTATTGTCATTGACAGTGAAGAAATTTCTAGTTATGAAGCTGATGCAATCACCAAGGCTACTTGTCTGGTATGCTTTTGATAACCCAATTTAAGCTTATGTAGGGTACTAAGATTGCTTTGCtatatattaattgaatatcAAGATCATCCTTGATTTGTGAAGCAAATTGGCCACGAgtatctttgttttttttttcttcttctaattaTCCACTAGAGTTTAGCATACAATTAgggaattttttaaaatcttcaaaaagAATCCAGCTCGCTTGTTATGGTAATTACAAAGGGTAGCTTCCCCCAAATTTTCAATGAATTTGTTGGTTCTTGTTTGCAAGAAGAAAATGGTAGATTTCCTGGCCAGCTTGGGCAAGGGTGCTGGAAACATCTGTCTTGATCCTAAACTCTGCCCAAATATATGCTAGTGGTCCAAGAGAAATGCTTGTACAATTCTAGGATATAAAAGTCTCGCACTCCATTTGAAAGCAAAATAGCTAAATCTATGTGGAACATGAAAATGCTCACTTTTTGGCCTCTACtgtttttcaaaatgagtgtaCGGAGCTTGCATACCTTAAATTGTActtaatattactaatactcatccacaaaaaagaaatcattttgatattaaaaaaaattgtttatttttaaacacAAAGTAAGCCCAGGCTTGAAGGGAGCaatcataaaaaatttgaagGAAACCTAACAAAACAAACAGCAGAAACGAGAGAAATTGCAAGTATTTATTATAGgcattgctatttttttttttaatgtattttaaaattcttttttttaatcttttgaggGGAATAGTTTCTTTGagttatattttagtttaatatgATGAAATTGTAaataacatatacatacatgttGGGACTTTTGCAGACCCTCATCTTAGCAGGCACAGATACAACGACAGTGACAATGACATGGGCACTCTCTCTACTTCTTAATAACCGAGAGACTCTTAAGAAAGCCCAACAAGAATTAGACCTCCAGATTGGTAGAGATAGGCTAGTGATGGAATCAGATTTGGAAAATTTAGTCTATCTTCAATCTGTCATCAAGGAAACAATGCGTCTATATCCCGCTGCGCCACTTTCTGTGCCACACGAGTCCTTTGAGGACTGCACTTTGGCTGGTTACCACATCCCAGCAGGCAATCGTCTTTTTGTTAATCTATCAAAGATTCATAGAGATCCACAAGTGTGGTCAGATCCTACCGAATTCTGCCCAGAAAGATTCCTTACAACCCACAAAGATGTTGACTTTAAGGGCCAACATTTTGAGCTTATACCATTTGGTAGCGGGAGGAGAGTTTGTCCAGGAATCTCATTTGCACTACAAGTTATgcaactcacacttgctaacTTTTTGCATGCCTTTGAGATTACGACAGTACCAGCATATGAACCAGTAGACATGACTGAAAAAGTTGGACTTACATCCTTGAAAGCCACCCCTCTTGAAGTCCATCTCACTCCACGCCTTCCTTCCTCAACATATGCATGACCATTGGAGTATATGTTAAATAGCTACAATATTGCCAAGGAGTTTCGTAATGATCTTCATGCTCaaggattatgcatatattaaattatcttcttctattttgttcttgtttttatttttattttggtgtgTTTGCTGTAAAAGTACGTACCTAGCTATCTTATGCATAGGAACATTAGGGGATCTTGTACCACAATTTCTTGAACAaagtttagtaatttcttttttggaaaatttattGTACATGTCCTTCgggtttgatatttttttcaaattgatccTGAAGTTGAAAATGGTTACATAAAGATATTTAGGGTTAAGGTCTCTGTATTAAAATGATCCCTCCATCCTACAGGAAATCAGAAAAGAGTAGTACCGGATGCTAGCTCTTTGCACTAAGCTATGTGTGCCTATCATATACGAAACTAGAGTAGCTTGGTATGCAAATTGGATTTGTTCTCCTAGAATTCTTAAGATCTACAATAAAACTGCTTATTTTTGGTCGCCTATTTCTTATGAGAATGATTATTTCCTATCAAAATGAGTCGAGTTTCATCACAAATAAGTATTTCCTTGTTCTTGCTAATTTTATATGCACCTAACGTGGGGGATTTTCCCAATTAGTAGTTGCCAATTTAGACGGCTTACAACCACTATTGTCTTATCTATACAACTTACAAATATCTTACAGCTAGTTTACAACTATACATGAAATGAaagatagttttataatattaattcttttttttagtgAAATGCATGACTTGATTAGGAGTaacttaattaacatattaaTCTCCTTCACGAGCAATAGTTGAAAATGTATGACGTTTCTTATGCATATTAGATAACCTTAAACTGTAACACCCAGGCCCCGCAAGGATCAGAGGGTTAACTCTTATAACCTGAAATCATCTCCAATAACACAACAGTATATAACTATCCATAATACCTCATAACTATTCGTAATGATCCAAAGActccataataataaattcatttatttgaATCAAGTGTAATTGTTCTTCCATCAAGATACTAAAGTAATACctcaacaaaataaattaaaatctccaCAACCATTCATAACTATCCGTTACTCAAAACACCAGAATAACATAAATGATAAATCTATTAAATAAAACTCCCCAATAACTACTTGTACCCTCTTGCACTTATTCCTCAATTATCATCAAATCTATTAACAATTCCTACTCTTGACTCCCGGCTGAAGTATCAAAATTagctgaaaaatattgtggagataaggggtgagttatcaataactcagtaagcaaagaacatatactagGGTGTAAACACTAGTATTTATAGAGTTCAGAAtgcgcaaaaaaaaaaaaaaaacatttacctCCAGAATGTTAAAATCAGAACACTTGTTTTTAGAGTGCAAAACATGTATCAAAATATCAGAGCGAAACTTTCAGAAACAATCTTATTCAAAAACAATCCTTTGGCATAGTATAAATgataatcatcatcatcatcatatcataCTATTACATCATaacatcatatcaaaatagagtTCATGTATAACCcccatggtagggttgtgcatttACGGATAACCAAGCATAACATAATCACTCTGTCACCAAGGTGTGCACTCAAACAGAGATCACTACTATAACTCGTGGAAGGGCCATATCCACTATTATAACCCATGGTTGGGCCGTATTCACTGTTAGTACCAGTGGTTGGGTTGTATCTACAATTATAACCCGTGGTTGGGCCGTATCCACTATTATAACACGTGGTTGGGCCGTATCCACTATTACGCCCAACCACTATTATTACCTGTGGTTGGGCCGTAACCAAACAGAgcataaacatattcaaattcaTAATTAGAAAGTCATGCTAAAGGTTTTTCAGCTTACaaatcatatcataaaaaaatactgAGTAGTTTCAGatcatttcatatattcaaCAGAACAAAATCAAAGTATCTTCATCTT
This is a stretch of genomic DNA from Carya illinoinensis cultivar Pawnee chromosome 15, C.illinoinensisPawnee_v1, whole genome shotgun sequence. It encodes these proteins:
- the LOC122297344 gene encoding cytochrome P450 CYP82D47-like, translating into MASILALFLFFLFLVWIWRRTHKTAPQKILPPKAGGAWPIIGHLHLLGGKQPAHITLGDMADKNGPIFSINLGMHRAIVVSSSKIAKECFTTNDKIFANRPKSLAAELMGYNYALLGFSPYGSYWRHVRKIVTLEILSNHRIEMFKHIRESEINMAIKEIYMLLAQNNNALVEMKRWFGYVTLNVMFMMVIKKRFSWSATKDENKGNDQCRKVMRDFFVLSGTFVVSDMLPYLRWLDLGGYEKAMKETAKKLDHELEGWLEEHKQRRIYGEVKKEHQDFMDVMLSIVIDSEEISSYEADAITKATCLTLILAGTDTTTVTMTWALSLLLNNRETLKKAQQELDLQIGRDRLVMESDLENLVYLQSVIKETMRLYPAAPLSVPHESFEDCTLAGYHIPAGNRLFVNLSKIHRDPQVWSDPTEFCPERFLTTHKDVDFKGQHFELIPFGSGRRVCPGISFALQVMQLTLANFLHAFEITTVPAYEPVDMTEKVGLTSLKATPLEVHLTPRLPSSTYA